In the genome of Rhodothermus sp., one region contains:
- the rpe gene encoding ribulose-phosphate 3-epimerase — protein sequence MILLAPSILSADFARLGEQCREALEAGADWIHIDVMDGHFVPNITMGPLVVEALRPLADELGAVLDVHLMVEQPERFLDDFAQAGADVLTVHVEATPHLHRALDMIRKLGKKVGVALNPATPLTALEEVLPLVDLILLMTVDPGFGGQTYISSSTHKVRRLRRMLNAIGSHAYIEVDGGIYPHNVAEVVRAGATVIVAGSAIFNPHRPVAQNVAAFRQALLLEA from the coding sequence ATGATCCTTCTCGCGCCATCCATTCTGTCGGCCGACTTTGCACGGCTGGGAGAACAGTGCCGCGAGGCGCTGGAAGCGGGAGCCGACTGGATCCACATCGATGTGATGGACGGCCACTTTGTACCCAACATTACGATGGGTCCTCTGGTGGTCGAGGCCCTTCGTCCGTTGGCGGATGAACTGGGCGCTGTGCTGGACGTACATCTAATGGTGGAGCAGCCCGAACGCTTTCTGGACGACTTCGCGCAGGCAGGCGCCGATGTACTCACCGTGCACGTGGAAGCCACCCCTCACCTGCACCGCGCCCTTGATATGATTCGCAAACTGGGTAAAAAGGTCGGCGTAGCACTCAACCCGGCCACACCGCTTACCGCTCTGGAGGAAGTGTTGCCGCTGGTCGATCTGATCCTGCTGATGACCGTCGATCCGGGCTTTGGTGGTCAGACGTACATCTCTTCCAGCACCCACAAGGTCCGGCGACTGCGTCGAATGCTGAACGCCATTGGATCGCATGCCTACATTGAAGTCGACGGGGGTATTTATCCGCACAATGTGGCCGAAGTGGTACGGGCAGGTGCCACGGTGATCGTGGCCGGCAGTGCCATCTTTAACCCGCACAGGCCTGTCGCCCAGAATGTGGCTGCCTTCCGTCAGGCACTGCTACTGGAAGCCTGA
- the nuoH gene encoding NADH-quinone oxidoreductase subunit NuoH, with amino-acid sequence MDLPLYWTALIAFLIINAMLLTASVLVYAERKISGFIQQRPGPNRVGPAGFLQPFADVVKLLFKEDIIPAQANRFIHALAPMIMVTIAMTVPALIPFARGVVIADIDVGVLAILALTSISVYGITLAGWSSNSKYSLLGGLRSSAQMISYELAMGTAVLSVILQAGTLNVSALVEAQRDGWAILGWHVFTNPIGALIFIVTAFAETNRLPFDLPEAEQELVGGYHTEYSGMKFGMFFLAEYVNLFVASFVIATLFFGGYLVPFEPLLLKAFPTLEGSLLLGVLQFLSLLAKTCFFAFLYIWVRWTFPRFKYNQLMTLGWKYLLPIGLANVILIALGVALFA; translated from the coding sequence ATGGACCTGCCGCTGTACTGGACTGCCCTGATTGCTTTTCTGATCATCAACGCGATGCTGCTAACTGCTTCGGTGCTGGTCTATGCCGAGCGTAAGATTTCAGGCTTCATTCAACAACGGCCAGGTCCTAACCGTGTGGGTCCTGCCGGTTTTCTGCAGCCGTTTGCAGACGTCGTCAAGCTGCTTTTTAAAGAAGACATCATTCCGGCTCAGGCCAACCGGTTTATTCATGCGCTGGCCCCCATGATCATGGTAACGATTGCTATGACAGTGCCCGCGCTCATTCCTTTTGCCCGAGGTGTGGTGATTGCCGACATCGACGTAGGGGTGCTGGCCATCCTGGCCCTCACGTCGATCAGCGTCTACGGCATTACGCTGGCCGGCTGGAGCTCCAACAGTAAGTACTCGCTACTGGGAGGCCTGCGTTCTTCTGCCCAGATGATCTCCTATGAGCTGGCTATGGGTACGGCCGTGCTGTCTGTGATCCTCCAGGCCGGCACGCTCAACGTTAGCGCCCTTGTTGAAGCCCAGCGTGATGGATGGGCGATCCTTGGCTGGCACGTGTTTACCAACCCGATCGGGGCCCTGATTTTCATCGTCACGGCTTTTGCCGAGACGAACCGCTTGCCGTTCGACCTGCCCGAGGCCGAGCAGGAGCTCGTCGGCGGGTATCATACCGAGTACAGTGGCATGAAATTCGGCATGTTCTTCCTGGCGGAGTATGTGAACCTGTTTGTTGCTTCGTTTGTGATTGCTACGCTCTTTTTCGGAGGTTATCTGGTGCCGTTTGAGCCGCTCCTGCTGAAAGCCTTCCCGACCCTGGAAGGAAGCTTGCTGCTGGGCGTGCTGCAGTTCCTGTCGTTGCTGGCAAAAACGTGCTTTTTTGCCTTCCTGTACATCTGGGTGCGCTGGACCTTCCCGCGTTTCAAGTACAACCAGCTCATGACGCTGGGTTGGAAGTACCTGCTGCCCATTGGGCTGGCCAACGTCATCCTCATTGCCCTCGGCGTGGCGCTGTTTGCCTGA